In Actinomycetota bacterium, a single genomic region encodes these proteins:
- a CDS encoding M24 family metallopeptidase, whose product PDPRLRELHERVREAQAAGVAAATAGAEVGAVDRACRGPLTAAGYGEQFVHPTGHGVGLEIHEWPTVAADGRVVLQAGMTVTVEPGVYLAGTGGVRIEDTVVISAEGPPEVLTRTPRDLLVL is encoded by the coding sequence CCCCGACCCGCGACTGCGCGAGCTCCACGAGCGGGTCCGCGAGGCACAAGCCGCGGGTGTGGCCGCAGCCACCGCAGGGGCCGAGGTCGGGGCGGTCGACCGCGCGTGCCGGGGTCCGCTCACCGCCGCCGGGTACGGGGAGCAGTTCGTGCACCCAACCGGCCACGGGGTCGGGTTGGAGATCCACGAATGGCCGACCGTGGCCGCCGACGGCCGCGTGGTCCTGCAGGCCGGGATGACCGTGACGGTGGAGCCCGGCGTCTACCTCGCCGGGACCGGCGGTGTTCGGATCGAGGACACCGTCGTGATCAGCGCCGAGGGCCCACCGGAGGTGCTGACCCGCACGCCCCGCGACCTCCTGGTGCTGTAG